In Formosa haliotis, the sequence GGGTCCCAATCGTTATCGTCTAAATCATGTAACTGCTGAAGGAAGGACCATAAGGTTTTTTCAAAAGCTATTTCTGTATTAAAAGTGTCCTTCGGAAAAACAGCGATAAACGATTCAAATTCATTAGACTCAAAATCGTATTGATTTATGTATGCTTCTAAATCTTTTAATACCGTGGTTGCACTTTCTTTCGCCGTCATACTCTCGTAGGTTTTTAAATGATATTTTTCCATCGAAAAAACGGTTTTAGCCATAATGCATGGATGCTTTTTATTCAGAATAAAATCTTTAAATTCTACTTCAATTTCCTCTGTTTTAATTGCTGACTTATTTGGTTCCATAACACGAACTAGTTTGCTTTAGAAGCATTTATATTCTAATATTAATTTAATATAAATGGTTTTCTTCCTAAGATTATAAAGCCTAAATTATAGCTTTGTAAGGACAACAATAGGCGCTATCGCATTTTAAATTAGCACGAAACAACGCCTCGAAAAAGGAAAATTAAACCACTAGATAAAAAGTGTTTTTGAGTTAAAATTGACTTCAATAAAATTGATGTAAACATTTAAAAAATATTACTTTTATTAGGAATACTAAATCTGTTTACTGTAAAAAATGAAATTTAATAGGTATATAAAACGTGCCATTTTAGGAGGTGTAATCTCTATGATTATTATCTTTTTAGGAACGGTGTTAATTGGGAAATTATCGGGGTATGAGGCAAAAATATTAATAGAAAATTCTATAGATGGTATCAATACACTTTGTAACACGATTACTTTAGCTTCGGCAACTATTTTGGCCCTGTTATTAACACTTTTAGGGGTTAGTAATAAATCGAAACTTAAGCCAGAACATTACAAGCATGTGCTTTTTATCGCAAAATTAGATACCATAGTATTTGTAGCGGCTATGATTTCATTTTTATTGTTTAATCTTCCTATTACCGATTCCGAAAATATACCCGAATCGTGGTTTACCATTATGTACTACATTTCGCTAGCCGTGTCTAGCGTTTTAAGTTCTGCCTTAATTATTGTGGTATTAATGCTTTATAATACCATAGTAAGTATTATTAAAATTATGGGTTTAGGTATGACTGATCATCCTTTAGCGATAGATGAAAAAAAGGCTAAAAAGGATTAAAAAAAAGTGGATAGTTTATTCCTATCCACCTATTATTTCGCCACCATTTACATGAATAAATTGTCCGGTAATATAGCTGCTGTCTTCGGAAGCTAAAAACACATAGGCCGGACCTAATTCGCTGGGCTGACCTGCGCGACCTAAGGGCGTGTCTTTACCAAAATCTGAAACTTCATCGAACGACGAAATGACTAAAGGTGTCCAAATGGGGCCCGGAGCTACGCCGTTTACCCTAATATTTTTCTCTGCAAATTGTGCCGACAACGAACGGGTAAAGCTTACGATAGCTCCTTTTGTACTGGCATAATCTACAAGGTGAGAACTTCCTCTATAAGCCGTTACCGAACTCGTATTAATAATAACATCGTGTGCTTTAAAATGTTTTAGAGCGGCTTGCGACATGTAGAAATATGGATAAAAATTCGTTTCTACAGTTTTGTGTAAATCGGCAGTAGTAATATCTTTAATAGAATCTTTAGGAAAATGAGTCGCGGCGTTATTCACCAAAATATTTAATTGCCCAAACGTATCGATACACTTTTTGACACTCGATTTACAGTGCGCTTCGCTTTTTAAATCGGTTTTTATTAAAAGGCATTTTCTACCTTCTTGTTCTACCTGCTCTTTAATTTGTTTAGCATC encodes:
- a CDS encoding SDR family oxidoreductase; the protein is MAKPDKFPEQEQSKPGMQHKMNPEPELIRKTYQGSNKLKGKVALVTGGDSGIGASVVLHFAKEGADIALVYLEEDKDAKQIKEQVEQEGRKCLLIKTDLKSEAHCKSSVKKCIDTFGQLNILVNNAATHFPKDSIKDITTADLHKTVETNFYPYFYMSQAALKHFKAHDVIINTSSVTAYRGSSHLVDYASTKGAIVSFTRSLSAQFAEKNIRVNGVAPGPIWTPLVISSFDEVSDFGKDTPLGRAGQPSELGPAYVFLASEDSSYITGQFIHVNGGEIIGG
- the gntA gene encoding guanitoxin biosynthesis heme-dependent pre-guanitoxin N-hydroxylase GntA, whose product is MEPNKSAIKTEEIEVEFKDFILNKKHPCIMAKTVFSMEKYHLKTYESMTAKESATTVLKDLEAYINQYDFESNEFESFIAVFPKDTFNTEIAFEKTLWSFLQQLHDLDDNDWDPVVSEDPNNANFSFSLKGKAFYIVGLHHNSSRLARQSPYPTIVFNLHWQFEKLREMGTYKRIKKRIRKRDKKLQGTINPVLKDFGNDTETKQYSGRQVEQNWTCPFHSKHQLV